In Microbulbifer sp. GL-2, the following are encoded in one genomic region:
- a CDS encoding IclR family transcriptional regulator, translated as MAPLSDLPRKKSAEPDRKFIEALARGLDVLRAFQPGDGFLGNLEIAQRTGLPRSSISRLTYTLTKLGYLTYSDRLEKYQLGSGVLALGYAFVSNLAIRQVAKPLMQDLANSTGTAVGLSDRDRLDMIFVEFCAAANVTTFRYEIGNRVSLATSGSGRAFLAALPQEEREYFYGHLEKRYSERWSKIKAGVEEAVASYKQRGFCCSFGDWNRDVNGIAVPLQLSQGRIYTFNAGGPAYRLSPEFLEEEVAPLLKNMVGNIEAMLIRY; from the coding sequence ATGGCTCCGCTGAGTGACCTCCCAAGGAAGAAAAGTGCAGAACCGGACCGCAAGTTTATTGAAGCCCTCGCCCGTGGACTGGATGTACTGCGGGCATTTCAGCCCGGTGATGGCTTTCTGGGTAACCTTGAAATCGCTCAACGCACTGGCTTGCCTCGCTCTAGTATTTCACGGCTAACCTACACTCTCACTAAATTAGGTTATTTGACCTACTCGGATCGACTGGAAAAATACCAATTAGGGAGCGGCGTACTAGCACTTGGCTATGCTTTTGTCTCCAATCTGGCTATTCGCCAAGTTGCCAAACCCCTAATGCAGGACCTTGCAAACTCCACAGGAACGGCTGTAGGACTGTCTGACCGTGATCGACTCGATATGATATTTGTCGAGTTTTGTGCAGCTGCTAATGTTACGACTTTTCGCTACGAAATAGGTAACCGTGTTTCTCTAGCTACTAGTGGTTCTGGGCGGGCTTTCCTGGCAGCTTTACCTCAAGAGGAGCGTGAGTACTTTTATGGCCATCTGGAGAAAAGGTATAGCGAACGCTGGTCCAAAATCAAGGCTGGAGTTGAAGAAGCGGTAGCAAGCTATAAGCAGCGCGGGTTTTGTTGTTCTTTTGGCGACTGGAACCGCGATGTTAATGGTATTGCTGTCCCCCTACAATTAAGCCAGGGGCGCATTTATACATTTAATGCTGGCGGACCTGCCTACCGCCTGAGCCCAGAATTCCTGGAAGAAGAAGTCGCCCCCTTATTGAAAAATATGGTCGGCAATATTGAGGCTATGCTGATTCGCTACTAG
- a CDS encoding serine hydrolase, whose amino-acid sequence MALRFLTIIIMSLMIGSNCYAIANNTEKEIKSALAEMSSSNRLIGSHFVAVVDKNGLDFFYAYSKDVPKVTESTPILIASHTKSFTSTLMAILHSSGKLDLDKPISSYKLQLGLEGKVDTNKISIRDLLTHTAGFTSVQHTFKSAFLGHSGREELIDSLSENLLVAPDYNFRYSNTGPIVASMIAENVTGKTWGDLIEEYIADPLDMNATTSNVSKVRTILPSIITSSDGNTFNSGHFKSDLTMHPSGGLVSTVNDLAIWLQANINKDRSNLSKVDIFDKLHEKQVDQSKTYFTYERSGYTLGWDLAEYNQETLLTRFGNYGGYSIHVSFMPEREIGVIAFTNQDVAYILPHVIANYAYNSILNKKNRGILFEQEMNRLKKSVLVELSEAPDSALIVSSDDFPDNLLGTFINSSGWPKQKFYIDNGKVMVDWGVINGPLLKDGKKYMAHFGVFQREIAFLTLEGGDIKCRNGSVEFLKR is encoded by the coding sequence ATGGCATTAAGATTTCTCACTATTATCATAATGTCTTTGATGATCGGCAGTAATTGTTATGCTATAGCTAATAATACGGAAAAAGAAATAAAGTCAGCGCTGGCGGAGATGTCTAGTAGCAACCGCTTAATTGGTTCACATTTCGTTGCAGTAGTTGATAAGAACGGGCTCGATTTCTTTTATGCCTATTCAAAAGACGTTCCTAAAGTAACAGAGAGTACGCCTATCTTAATCGCAAGTCACACAAAGTCTTTTACCAGTACTTTGATGGCTATCCTGCATAGCTCGGGAAAGTTGGATTTGGATAAGCCCATATCATCTTACAAGCTCCAGTTGGGGCTTGAGGGGAAAGTTGATACCAATAAAATCAGTATTAGGGATTTACTTACCCATACGGCTGGATTTACAAGTGTCCAACATACCTTTAAGTCAGCGTTTTTAGGTCATTCTGGTAGGGAGGAACTGATTGATTCATTAAGTGAGAATCTACTTGTTGCGCCAGATTACAATTTTAGATATTCAAATACAGGCCCGATAGTCGCCTCGATGATTGCAGAGAACGTCACTGGAAAAACTTGGGGAGATCTAATAGAGGAGTATATTGCCGACCCGCTGGATATGAATGCGACTACGAGCAACGTATCCAAGGTGAGGACAATTCTCCCATCTATCATCACATCTAGTGATGGCAATACCTTTAATTCTGGGCATTTCAAGTCAGATCTAACGATGCATCCATCAGGAGGGCTTGTTTCGACAGTCAATGATTTGGCGATATGGCTTCAAGCAAACATAAATAAAGACAGGTCAAACTTATCAAAAGTCGATATCTTTGATAAGCTTCATGAAAAGCAGGTAGACCAATCTAAAACCTATTTCACCTATGAGCGATCTGGATACACTTTGGGGTGGGATCTGGCAGAGTATAATCAAGAGACGCTTTTGACAAGGTTTGGAAACTATGGTGGATATAGTATTCATGTATCCTTTATGCCAGAAAGAGAGATTGGTGTAATTGCATTTACTAATCAGGATGTGGCTTATATCTTGCCCCATGTGATAGCTAATTATGCTTATAACTCAATATTAAATAAGAAAAATAGGGGTATATTGTTTGAGCAGGAGATGAATCGGCTGAAGAAGTCTGTGCTAGTTGAACTGTCGGAAGCTCCAGATTCTGCCTTGATTGTTAGCTCCGATGATTTTCCAGATAACTTGCTTGGCACTTTTATCAATAGTAGCGGTTGGCCAAAACAAAAATTCTACATTGACAATGGTAAAGTAATGGTAGATTGGGGAGTTATTAACGGACCTTTATTGAAAGATGGTAAAAAGTATATGGCACATTTTGGGGTATTTCAAAGAGAGATTGCTTTTCTTACTCTAGAAGGTGGGGACATAAAATGTAGGAATGGCTCTGTTGAGTTTTTAAAAAGATAA
- a CDS encoding bifunctional 2-polyprenyl-6-hydroxyphenol methylase/3-demethylubiquinol 3-O-methyltransferase UbiG, with product MKEETRFFVDKSLASWDEAGSIHWEVTKQLLEQVSDSKFNALEKDFDTLVSGYDICGKSVVQICCNNAKDLISIKKKGAGRCVGIDGSQAFVDQAKLLAKAAGYPDMEIVCSNIYELPEKHVGQFDFAVITIGVLNWMPDLKRFMSICASLLKPGGYLLMEEIHPVLNMYEEGNPSQIAMSYFNREPQRDDQGLDYFSGKKYQAKENYNFHHTLADVLMAAITCNLSLKNFIELGKNIGNWCGDLEKSEFVPPMAMLASWQKQL from the coding sequence ATGAAAGAAGAAACTAGATTCTTTGTAGACAAATCACTGGCTTCTTGGGATGAGGCCGGCTCCATTCATTGGGAAGTCACTAAGCAGCTGCTTGAGCAAGTCTCAGACTCTAAATTTAATGCTTTGGAGAAGGATTTCGATACATTAGTAAGTGGTTATGATATTTGTGGAAAATCAGTGGTACAAATTTGCTGCAACAATGCAAAAGATCTGATATCCATAAAAAAGAAAGGAGCTGGCCGTTGCGTCGGTATTGATGGATCTCAAGCCTTTGTCGATCAAGCCAAGCTTCTGGCAAAAGCCGCGGGATATCCAGATATGGAGATTGTATGTTCTAACATCTACGAGTTACCAGAAAAGCATGTTGGTCAATTTGACTTTGCAGTTATTACCATTGGCGTACTCAACTGGATGCCGGACCTAAAGCGATTTATGAGTATTTGTGCTTCGCTGCTAAAGCCAGGCGGCTATCTTTTGATGGAGGAGATTCATCCTGTTTTGAATATGTATGAAGAAGGTAACCCTTCACAAATTGCGATGTCATACTTTAATCGAGAGCCACAGCGGGATGACCAAGGGTTGGATTATTTTAGTGGTAAGAAGTATCAGGCAAAAGAAAATTATAATTTTCACCATACATTGGCCGACGTGCTGATGGCAGCAATTACTTGTAATCTATCATTGAAAAACTTCATAGAGCTGGGTAAGAATATTGGGAATTGGTGTGGAGATTTAGAGAAATCTGAGTTTGTGCCACCTATGGCAATGCTGGCCAGCTGGCAGAAGCAATTATAA
- a CDS encoding glutathione S-transferase family protein, with translation MYQLFIANKNYSSWSLRPWLLMHHLEIPFNEQLTTFEEGGSWDKFHSFSPTGLVPCLIDGDITVCDSLAIVEYVAEDFPQVWPIDRQPRAWARSASAEMHSGFFALRNICSMNCGLIVELTETPPSLKRDIDRIDELWQEGLDRFGGPFLTGVEFTAVDAFFAPIAIRAQNYGLPFSDVAKEYIDRLLKLPSMRKWISDALQEPWREAQHEKEVSNQGVIIEDLRS, from the coding sequence ATGTATCAGTTGTTTATAGCAAATAAAAACTACTCATCATGGTCACTGCGGCCCTGGTTGTTAATGCACCATCTGGAAATTCCCTTTAATGAGCAGTTGACGACTTTTGAAGAGGGGGGAAGTTGGGATAAATTCCATAGTTTTTCCCCTACTGGATTGGTGCCCTGTTTGATTGATGGCGATATAACCGTTTGTGATTCCCTTGCCATAGTGGAGTATGTTGCAGAAGATTTTCCGCAGGTTTGGCCCATCGATAGACAACCGAGAGCCTGGGCGCGGAGTGCTTCTGCAGAAATGCACTCTGGTTTCTTTGCCCTTAGGAATATCTGCTCGATGAATTGCGGATTAATCGTAGAGTTAACAGAGACTCCTCCATCGTTAAAGAGGGATATCGATCGAATTGATGAGCTTTGGCAGGAAGGGCTAGATCGCTTTGGAGGACCGTTTCTTACCGGAGTTGAATTTACTGCAGTGGATGCTTTTTTTGCTCCAATTGCTATTCGGGCTCAAAATTATGGCCTGCCATTTAGTGATGTGGCCAAAGAGTATATTGACCGGCTACTCAAATTACCCTCTATGAGGAAGTGGATATCTGATGCGCTACAAGAGCCTTGGAGGGAGGCACAACATGAAAAAGAGGTTAGCAACCAAGGGGTCATAATAGAGGATTTGCGTAGCTGA